A stretch of DNA from Marinitoga sp. 38H-ov:
CTGTCAAACTCAGGAGTTTATATGTGCCCGTAGCTCAATTGGATAGAGCATTGGACTGCGGATCCAAAGGTTGCTGGTTCAAATCCAGTCGGGCACGCCAAAAAAAAAAGGGGCGTTGCCCCTTTTTTTACCAAGAGTATTTATCTTTTAATATTTGCTTTGTTTTTTTAATCAAATCTAAATACTTTATTTTTAGATCGGGTTTTAATAACTCTGAGTTGATTTTTAGAATGCTATTTTCAAAATTTTCTACTACTTCTTTTTCTGAAATTATTTTTTTGCTAAATAAATTTAGAAAATTATTCATTTCATAATTAGCTAAATTATTATATTCTTCAAGCTTTTTTAATTCTAATTCTTTAAGCATTTTTAATTCAGAGTCAATTTTTCCCATATATTCTTTATTTTTAGGTAGTTTAGAATATATATAATTTATATATTTTATATCTTTCATAATATTTTCGTTGTATATTGTGCTTTCTAAATGATTTTTTTCTTCTATAATTGTTTCTAAAAATTTTTCATAAGTTTTTTTAGTAACATCATTGAATAAATATTTGACTTCATTATCTTTCTCGTATGTATGATATTTTATCAATAGGTCATTATATTCATTGACCATTTCTATTAATTTAAAACTTTCCGAATTAAAATAATCACTAAATTTATTTAATAAATAAATAAATTCTTTTTTATTTATTAAATATTCTATTTTATTATATATCTGTTCTTCTTTATATGCATATTCATTTTGTAAATTAATAATACTTTTTTCAAAAGAATTATTAAGTTCATCTAAATATTTTTTAATTGAAATTTCTAGATTATTAAATTCTTCTTTAAATGGGAAGTTATTATTATTTATATTAGATGATAGTTTTTTATCGATTAATAAAAATTTAAACTCTAAATCATCAAATTTTTTATTAATTTCTTTATTTAAAGAATATAATGAATTTTCAAAATATTTAATTAATGTACTAGAATTATTTGTAGTATTATCGGAATAAGTTATATTATTTAAGTTATTCTTTATTAATAATAATTCTGAATATATATTGTTAATACTTTTTTCTATATTGTTTTCGGGTTTGATTTTTATATTGCTAGCTATAGATGAAATATCCATTCTTAACTCATCTAATGTTGCTTTAAAATCTTTTAATGAATCTTTATCTATATTCGAAAAAATTTTTTTGTTTTCTTCTAATTTTATTAAAATGTCTGGGATTTGTCTAGTGTTTGAGTTAATAATATCTAAAATTTGGAAATTGCTATTTAGTTTTTCCAGATTAATGTTTAACCCTTCTAAATTTGTTACTTTCATTTTAATATCTTCAATATTATTTTTTATAAATAATCTTAAATAATATTGATTAACTAAAAAATAAACTATAGCTGCTATAATAAAAATATTTAAAAATATAATTAATCTTATTGAGTTTTTATTATCACCCTCGTTTTTGCTTTTTTTAGAAGAAGTTTTAGGAATTTTTATTTCCAGAGTTTCTTCCTTTTTGAATTCATCATTCATCATTTTTATCCTCCTATTTATTTTATCATATGTTTACATAATTAATTATATCATAATTTCGCTAATATATGCATAAAATAAATTAACATTTTTTATTTATATTATGTTATTAAATTTAATTAATAATGATTAAAATAATTTAAAAGTTATTATGAATTAAAATCTAATTATTATTACATTTTTTTATTTTATTTAAGTTATTTTTTTTGATATAATTTTTATATAAACTAAAAGCATCAGGAGGGTTACAAATGGATAGAAATAAAGTAAATGTAAAGTTCTTTAATTCTTTTGGTTTTAAAATAGGTATTTTGATATTATCATTATCTATTATTCCACTTATAATTATTTCATTAGTAGTTAATTTTTCTATAAATAAACAAGAGAATTCAATTAAAAATACTATTGAAAAACAAATTATTTCTATACAAAATGATTATAAGGAACAATTTCAAAATTATAATGAGATTTTAAAATCGGAAATAGATAAATATAATGAGAATCTTTCTGAACAAATACATCTCTTAAATAGCGAAATTAATACAAAATTTGAAGATTTATTTATTAAGAACTACGATAAAAGTTTATCAACTTTATTATCTATATTTGAAAATAAAATAAAAGAGAATATAGATAATCAAAGAATATTTCTTAACTCGATTTCAAGAAGTTCAGAAATCAAAGAGAAGTCTGCTTCTGGATCTATATCTATAATAAATAAATATACTTTATTGCAATCATATGCAGAATTAAATGTATTTGATGGAATTCAATTATGGTTGGTTAATCCTAAACTTTTTACAAAAAAAAGTGCATTTACATTGAAAATAAATGATTCAACGTATAATATTCAAAAAAAAGCTGAAAGTTATATGCCTGGAAAAGATTTTTTGAAATCACTTGATATAACTAACAATGTTGAAATATATTCAAAAAACATAATATCTAAAAATTTGTCTTATGGTATAAGTGAAATTATTTTTGTTGATAAAAAGCCTTATTTTATTTCCGTTGTTCCGGTTTATGATCCAATAGTAACTCAAAAAATAGTAGGCTTATTAGTTGGTTTAAAGAATTTTGGATATGAGGATATTGTAGAGATTGGTAATTTGATTGATGCATATTTAGTTTTTTATTCTTCTGATGGAAAACCATTATTTGGAAATATTCCTATCTCAAATTTAGAATTTGATTCTTCGAAAATAAATAAATTTATAACTGAAAAATTGCTTAATAAAGATTCGAGAAGTTTTTATACAACATCACAGATTTTTCCTTTTATGTATATACAAATATCAAAACCTATTGTAAAAACAGAGACAAATATTGATATAAGTTTAAAAAAGGATTTTACATTACCTAATTTCAAAACACAAAATATTTCTTTAGATTTAAATATTGATATGAGTGGCGTTATAAAAATAATTATAATAGTTATTTTATTTATAATACTTATCTCGATTATTATTTCTTTATATATGGGTAAAAAATTATCTAAAGATTTATACGTTGTTGCTGAAAATCTTGATAATATATCTAAAGGAGATTTAAGAAATATAAAAAAATTATCTAGAAAAAAACACGATGAAATAGGTATTATGATGAATAAAATACATAACACAATAGATTTTTTGATTAAATTATTTAAAGATTTAAATGAATATTCTAATAAATTAAATAATGCATCAAATGAAATAGATAATTCTTCCGAAAAACTAGAAAAAACAAAAAATATAATTAATAATCTTATTGAAAATACCAGAAATTTAATAAATGATTTATCTGACTTTTTAATTTCATTAGATAAAAATATTGAAATATTATTTAATAATAGCGATGAAATTAAAGCTGAATCTAATACAATTGAAAAAACTATAAATAAATTAGGAGAATTTAATAGAACTACTAAAAATGTAACTCTAGAAACTAAAGAAACTACAAACACTATCAATACACTTATAGAAAATTTATTTATAAGTTTTAATAAATTTAATGATAAAGTGGAAAATATATTTAATTTTGTTGAAAAAATATCTGATATTGCTAAACAAACAAATTTATTAGCTTTAAATGCCGCGATAGAAGCTGCAAGAGCTGGAGAATCCGGTAAAGGGTTTGCAGTAGTAGCCGATGAAATTAGAAGTTTATCCGTTGAAACCAATAATATTGCTATAGATATTTCAAATCAAATAAAAACAATTGAAAAAGATATGGAGCAATTATTAAATGAAGTTCATTATTCAAAAGAAAATATACATAACTTAGATAATATAATGAATAAATTCGAAAATGATATGGATGAAATTAATAATCTTACAATAGAATTGGATAATGTATTTAATATTTTGAAAAAAATTATAGAAGATCAAAATGAAATATTAAAAACATTTGAAGAAAAGAAAAACGATATAAATGGATTTTTATTAACTTCAAAAGATAAAATAATAGAATCCACAAACATAATTGATAACGAAACAGAAATAATTAACATTCTAATTAGTCAATCAGAAAAATTGCAAGAAACCTCAAATAAATTAACATCTATTATATCCTTTTTTAAATTAGATTAATAACGTTTATGATTATTTATTCCTAATTATTGAAAAAAAATGTTTAATATGATATAATTTTCCATATATTTATCTACATTGGGGGTGTTTTTATGGAGAGGGAAGAGATTTTAAGATTAATTGAATCAGAAAAGGTTAAGTTTATTAGATTGCAAATTACAGATATTAATGGATTATTGAAGAATGTAGAAATTCCTTGGGATGAATTGAGAAATTCATTTGAAAATGGAACTATGTTTGATGGTTCCTCAATAGAAGGTTTTGTTAGAATTGAAGAATCTGACATGTATTTAAGACCAGATCCATCTACCTTTTCTATTTATCCTTGGACTGACAAAGGATACAAATCAGCTAGGTTGATTTGTGATGTTTATAATTCAAATGGGGAACCATTTGATGGTGATCCGAGATATAGATTAAAACTTGTATTAAATAGATTGAAAGAGAAGGGGTATTCGGCTTATGTCGGACCTGAACCAGAATTTTTCTTATTACCAAAAGATGAAAAAACACATAAACCAATTTTAGAATTACTGGACCATGGAGGATATTTTGATTTATTACCTATTGATCATTGCGAAGAAACCAGAAAAGATATTGTATTAGCTTTAGAAGAAATGGGGATTAATGTTGAGGCTTCGCATCATGAAGTTGCTCCGTCTCAACATGAAATAGATTTTACATATGATGAAGCGTTAAGAACTGCAGATAATATTCAAACCTTTAAATTAGTAGTAAAAACAATAGCTTTGCTTAGAGGGTTGCATGCTACATTTATGCCTAAACCATTTTTTGGCGAAAATGGTTCTGGAATGCATACGCATTTGAGTTTGTTTAAAAACGGTGAAAATGCTTTTTATGATATTAGTAAAGAATATGAATTGAGTGATGAATTAAGGTATTTTGTTGGAGGTATTTTGAAACATATAAAAGCTATAACAGCTATTGCTAACCCAACTATAAATAGCTATAAAAGACTTGTTCCTGGATATGAAGCTCCTGTAAATATTGCATGGTCACCAAGTAATAGAAGTGCTTTAATTAGAGTTCCAGCATCTAGAGGTAAAGGAACTAGAATAGAAGTTAGAAGTCCAGATCCTACAGCCAATCCGTATTTATTATTATCAGTGTTATTTGCTTCAGGATTAGAAGGTATAGAAAATAAAATAGAACCACCAGAAGCTATTTCCGCTAATATATATCATATGACACCAGAAGAAAGAGATAAAGTTGGAATAGAACAGTTACCTTCTAATTTAAAAGAAGCAATAGAAGAAATGAAAAAGGATGAATTAATAAAAGAAGTTTTAGGAGAACATATATTTAATAAATATATTGAATTAAAAGAAAGAGAATGGAAAGAATTTTCTATTAATATAACTAATTGGGAAATTAATAAATATTTATGGATTATGTAACATTTATCTATTATAATAATATTGGTTCTAGGGACCTACTTAAGGCTGGGTCCCGCGCAACGGGAACCCGCGAACCTGGTCAGGCCCGGAAGGGAGCAGCCATAAGCGGTACTTCCTGTGTGCCGCGGGGGTGCCCGGCCATCTTTAATTTTAGGGGGATAAAAAATGAAAAAAATATTTTTTATGATTTTCATTATTTTTAATATCATCATATATTCTATAAATTTAGGTATATATTCTAAAGGCATATTTTTAGAAATACCAAATAATAATTTGTATTTAAAGGTAGGCTATCCTTCATTTGGAATAAACTATAATATTGATAATGAAAAAATTTCATACAATTTAATTACAGATTTTAATCTTAACAATCCTCAATTAAATAATTATTTATCGACAAATATAGGAATAGTAGTTGGAAATACAAAAATATATTCAGGGGTATGGAATATTTTTGATGAGTTAAATTCTGTAGATGCAACGACATCTAATATTGGGAATATGGGGTTTTTTACTGGTATAACTACTGATTTAAATAACATAAAAATAAGTCTTGCTTTAAATTTGAAGGTAATGAATTGGATTGAATCAGGTGGGATTGTAACCGGATTTCCAGCTTTCCGAGGTTCTTTTGAAGATGCAGCGTTTTTTTTGGTAGGGTTATCTTATTTCTTGCCTTTAGATAATAATGAAATAAGATT
This window harbors:
- a CDS encoding methyl-accepting chemotaxis protein, encoding MDRNKVNVKFFNSFGFKIGILILSLSIIPLIIISLVVNFSINKQENSIKNTIEKQIISIQNDYKEQFQNYNEILKSEIDKYNENLSEQIHLLNSEINTKFEDLFIKNYDKSLSTLLSIFENKIKENIDNQRIFLNSISRSSEIKEKSASGSISIINKYTLLQSYAELNVFDGIQLWLVNPKLFTKKSAFTLKINDSTYNIQKKAESYMPGKDFLKSLDITNNVEIYSKNIISKNLSYGISEIIFVDKKPYFISVVPVYDPIVTQKIVGLLVGLKNFGYEDIVEIGNLIDAYLVFYSSDGKPLFGNIPISNLEFDSSKINKFITEKLLNKDSRSFYTTSQIFPFMYIQISKPIVKTETNIDISLKKDFTLPNFKTQNISLDLNIDMSGVIKIIIIVILFIILISIIISLYMGKKLSKDLYVVAENLDNISKGDLRNIKKLSRKKHDEIGIMMNKIHNTIDFLIKLFKDLNEYSNKLNNASNEIDNSSEKLEKTKNIINNLIENTRNLINDLSDFLISLDKNIEILFNNSDEIKAESNTIEKTINKLGEFNRTTKNVTLETKETTNTINTLIENLFISFNKFNDKVENIFNFVEKISDIAKQTNLLALNAAIEAARAGESGKGFAVVADEIRSLSVETNNIAIDISNQIKTIEKDMEQLLNEVHYSKENIHNLDNIMNKFENDMDEINNLTIELDNVFNILKKIIEDQNEILKTFEEKKNDINGFLLTSKDKIIESTNIIDNETEIINILISQSEKLQETSNKLTSIISFFKLD
- the glnA gene encoding type I glutamate--ammonia ligase, whose protein sequence is MEREEILRLIESEKVKFIRLQITDINGLLKNVEIPWDELRNSFENGTMFDGSSIEGFVRIEESDMYLRPDPSTFSIYPWTDKGYKSARLICDVYNSNGEPFDGDPRYRLKLVLNRLKEKGYSAYVGPEPEFFLLPKDEKTHKPILELLDHGGYFDLLPIDHCEETRKDIVLALEEMGINVEASHHEVAPSQHEIDFTYDEALRTADNIQTFKLVVKTIALLRGLHATFMPKPFFGENGSGMHTHLSLFKNGENAFYDISKEYELSDELRYFVGGILKHIKAITAIANPTINSYKRLVPGYEAPVNIAWSPSNRSALIRVPASRGKGTRIEVRSPDPTANPYLLLSVLFASGLEGIENKIEPPEAISANIYHMTPEERDKVGIEQLPSNLKEAIEEMKKDELIKEVLGEHIFNKYIELKEREWKEFSINITNWEINKYLWIM